In bacterium, the DNA window AGGGGAAGACGATCAGATACGGCCGTCGGGCGATGACGCCGGCGGCCGCGGGAGAGAAGAACAACAACAATGCGAGAGGTGGTGATAACAGGCAAACACGAAAGAGATTCACCCTCCACCGAACCGGGGCAGGCTCAGACGGCGCTGATTGCCACCCCGACATCAGACGCATTTGCCGCATTCGAGGCGACCCTGACGCCTCCACAACGTACCCAATGGGCACCGATTAGGGCATCCATGGTGCAGCCCCAAGCCGCGCCATCGGCTGGCTCAAGGTCACATGGGAGCCTGGCCACCCCGGCGCCGCTCCCGGCTTGGTTGTCGTGGCAGGTCCAGACAGAACAGAGCGGAGGCGGAACGCTCGTCTCCTACACGCTCCAAAACACCGGCCAGGTCACTGTAGTGCTCGATCTAGCGCGACTAAAAGTGACAACATCAGCGGGGAGTGACGTCTCTGTGTCGCTTACCCGGCAGGACACAAGTGGATTGGAAGGCCGGATTCCGCCGGGAGGGGCCGAGTCAGGCGTGATCCGGGTCGGCCCTGCACAAGGGAAGGTTCTGATCTCATGGCCGGTGGTTACGGTAGGCACCAATGCCAATACGTACCTCGTCTCCCAGACGATCCCGTGAGCAAGTCGATCGAGAAGAAATTGAGCCCGAAGCTGGTGCGCGGACTGGACGTCTGCGGCCTGTGGCACCAGAAATTCGAGGATCCACCTCACGGGCACTTCGCCAACGGCAAAGCTCGATTCACACGACCGCGCCCGTTCGACTACATCGCGGTCGCCCGTGGATACGCGATCGAGGTCAAAGCGACTCGCGGCACGTCGTTCGCGCTGCGGCCGCGCCAGGACAAGGAATTGGCGCGATTCGAGCGTCTCGGAGCCGGGGAAGCAGTGGTCGCGGTGTTCACCCAGGACGGTCGCTGGTGGACACTTTGGTGGCTGCCGTATCGGGCGTACGCCGCGTTCCTGCGACGACGCCATCGGAAGTCATTCCCGGTCAAGGCACTCCTCGACCATGCTGTCCGGTGCGCCCGCGCCGACGGAGCATTCATCCCGCCCATTGGTGAGATTGAGGTGGCGCATGCGGGTTAGCGGGATGCGAGTAGCAGCTCTCGGTGTGGCCGTGCTCGTCGTTGCCGCAATGGCTGCGACTGCGTGGGCGCAATTCCCCGCGGGGACGACAGCGGCGGTGTTGAGCTTTATCGACGCTGATGGAGGCCACGTGAGCGTGAACCGCCACTGGTACGGGGCTGGTGGGCAGGACACGCAGGTCTACCCGTTCACTCCGTACTTCTGGAACAGCTGCCTGCCGGGGGACGGAGCGATCATGACGCTCATCACGAGTCCGGTAGGGTACCCGCCGCCCGGGCTCACGAGCTCAGGCGCCTACACGACCCAGTTCCTCGACAAACTCAGCCAGCAGATTACTCAAGGGCTGCAGTCCGCCTCACAGTCCCAGAGTGATCCGAAGTTGCAACAGATGATCGCTGGGATGAGGACGCCAGGGAATCCTGCCTACGAAGCCTTGAAGGTAGGGCTTGGGCAGGTGAATACCCTCAACTACTACGAGGACTACGGCTATGCGACGTTTCTCATGATTAGGTGGGAGTGGAAATGGCCATTCCCAGGTTGCTATCCCACGATTGTGACCGTTCCAGAGGGTTATGGCATCCCGTTCGTCTCGCTGGTGCAGCAACAGCAAGGAGATCAACAGGTGGCCGCCACACAGCCATTCTTACCGCTGCCAACAGCCGGAACTTGGGTGAGACGCCGATGACCCGCTACCGGTTCGGTCTTTGTGTGACTGTGTTGATCATCTTGGCCGGGAGTATAGTGAGCGCTGCTCCAGCGTGGCCGGTCTACTACACGGCTGATGGAGTGGGCGTCAGTATGCCACCGGACTGGAGTGTTGTAGTCTCCCCATCAGGGCTCTTGGTTATGGCGGGTCCAAAAGCCGCTTGGGGACGGCCCGTTGCGGCCGTCTCGGTGTTGACGGGACAAGGACAAGGCCAGCTACTCATGGACCGCGTGACCCCGATGGTCGGGGATCCCTCCCAACTTCGCTTGCTGGGGATACAGCAGCTCGCAGCTGACCGAGAGGCCAAGTACTATCTCCGGACCGGGAACGAGAAAACCGGTCAGGCGGAGGCCTACGTAATGATCGGGACGGTCTCGGGCCACAAGTTCAGCGCGGTGGTCGTCGGGATCGATCCGACCAGCGATCCCAACCTGCGGACCCGTGCCGGCGTCCTGCAAGCACTCCTCCTCCGACTCGTCCTTCCCTAGGTTCCCTCCAACACTTGGGTGTATCCGCGATATGGTAGAGCCATGCCGAAAATTACCTATGTTGCCCTCACCCGCACTGGGGAGACCGTCAGTGGTGTAATGGAAGCCGTCTCGACCAGAGAGGCGTTGGCCCAGCTCCGTGAACGTGGGACGACGCCGCTGGACGTCACCGCTGGGATGTCGTTCCGGATTCACCGGCGCGTCAATCGCGCGCAAGCGGCCCAAGTGCTCCGCCGGCTCGCGACAGTCGTCGCTCGCGGTGGCGCTCCGTTGGCGGAAATTCTGCCGTCGTTGGTCGACGAAGAAGATCTCCCGCATGTCCGAACCGTATTGGCAGGCGTGCGAGACTCGATCCTGCGAGATTCGCTCCCAATGAGCCGCGCGCTAGGCCGTTACCCCGAAGTATTCCCGAGCGTGGTGACCAGCCGTATTGCCGCCGGTGAAGCGGCAGGAGCGTTGGACAACGCGTTGGAGGACGCCGCGCTCTTCCTTGAGCAGGGCGTGCGCACCCAGAGCCGGTTGATCGGCGCGCTATCGTATCCGATCGTGATCATCTCCTTGGCGCTCATTATCGTGTCGGTGCTGTCCGCGACAATCATGCCGCGGTTCGTGACGTTCTACGCGCAATCAGGAGTACCGTTGCCGCTCGTGACCCGGATCGTCGTAGGGTTCGGTCTCGCACTCGCTCACTGGTGGTTCTTGGTGATTGGGTTTGTGATCGGCGCGGGGTGGGGGGCGCGGCGTCTCTTGGCGCGCCAGGACGTTCGAGATCGGCTGGACTACATCCGGTGGAATCTGTGGGGGTGGCGGCGGGTCGAGCGCGCACTGGCGTGGAGCCGGTGGGCGCAGGCCATGACCATGCTGTATGCACAAGGGACCGAGATTCTTCATGCGCTCCAGTTGGCGTGCGACGCTTCAGGGACCGCGGTGATCCGAGATGTCTCGGATCTGCTGGTGCGCCGGATGAGCGAGCAAGGTCATCTACGTGAGGCCTTGGATGAAGCGGGAGTCTTCCCTCCGATTCTCCGTACATCGGTCGGGGTGGGAGAGCGCTATGGCACCATCCGAGAAATGTTGAGCGAAGCCGCTACCTGGTACTCAAGAGAAGCGGAGACGATTCTGGAGCAGTTGCCGAACCTGTTGCAACCGATAGCGGTAGTGATCGTCGGCGCCCTAGTAGGGTTCATGGTGTTAAGTCTCTACACGCCGATGTTCAACATGTACGGCGTAATCAATCAGCTTCACTAAGGTCTAATCGTCAATCAAAGTAAAGGTGGGGGCGATGGCACGATCGACAACGCCATGGGGAACAGATCTTGAGTCTGAGGAGTGGACCGGCCCAGATCTTGCCGACTCGCGAATTGTGGCATGGCTCCGTTACGGGCGAACGGTGGGCGCAAGTGATCTGCACCTCAAGCCAGGAGCGCCACCTAATTTGCGGGTAACGGGCGCGCTCACCCCGATCGAGGGCGCCGCAGTGCTGACGGGGCAAGCGATCTCCGAGATGATGGGATTGCTCGTAGGCGGCAAGGTGAGTTGGTCGGACTTCATGCTACAGCGACACGAACTCGACGTTGGGCTCGAGCCGGGAGGGGTTGGGCGGCTTCGCGTCAACGCGTTGTTCGACCGCGGCCAGCCTGCGGTCGCGATACGGCTGATCCCGCAGACGATCC includes these proteins:
- a CDS encoding type II secretion system F family protein, translating into MEAVSTREALAQLRERGTTPLDVTAGMSFRIHRRVNRAQAAQVLRRLATVVARGGAPLAEILPSLVDEEDLPHVRTVLAGVRDSILRDSLPMSRALGRYPEVFPSVVTSRIAAGEAAGALDNALEDAALFLEQGVRTQSRLIGALSYPIVIISLALIIVSVLSATIMPRFVTFYAQSGVPLPLVTRIVVGFGLALAHWWFLVIGFVIGAGWGARRLLARQDVRDRLDYIRWNLWGWRRVERALAWSRWAQAMTMLYAQGTEILHALQLACDASGTAVIRDVSDLLVRRMSEQGHLREALDEAGVFPPILRTSVGVGERYGTIREMLSEAATWYSREAETILEQLPNLLQPIAVVIVGALVGFMVLSLYTPMFNMYGVINQLH